From the genome of Erythrobacter litoralis, one region includes:
- a CDS encoding class I SAM-dependent methyltransferase yields the protein MADDTADRDWIDCHVLRRDEEAGGNRQGQGSPGRLNEREWRPRGLLLIEPDGSETLAGDEAARREAQARKRAEAAERREAEEQARTRVAAEAKARKQAEEEVRRRAEAEAKDRAEAAERARLEAEARRRAQVERKAREEAEAKARAEAEERARKLAEEKARREAEEKALREAEEKAQREAEEKALREAEEKARREAEEKARREAEEKARREAEEKARREAEEKALREAEEKARREAEEKARREAEEKARREAEAKARKEAEEKARKEAEEKARRDAEESARRAEEEEKARLLAAQDAAKDLGKTFRRLIRESGPISLAQYMGESNARYYASRDPLGEDADFITAPEISQMFGELIGLWLADVWVKMGTKRQPHYVELGPGRGTLATDALRAARRYGLEPEIHFVEGSPALRRIQREAFPGCTHHDDLSTLPEDCPLLIVANEFFDALPIHQLVRSAQGWHERMVGLEGDDLVFVAGDKPMDAVVPPSWATAAQGTMIETSPAAVTVMGEIATRLKEQGGAALVIDYGAKELRAGSTLQAIRAHEKVDVLSSPGEADLTAHVDFELLQMVASKHGADVMGLQTQGEWLRQLGIDTRLEALQRKNPAEAEVLARQHARLTADDQMGLLFKVMGVCGRRWPFGAGFD from the coding sequence ATGGCTGACGATACCGCTGATCGTGATTGGATTGATTGTCACGTTTTACGCCGTGACGAGGAAGCCGGTGGGAACCGGCAAGGCCAAGGATCCCCAGGCCGCCTGAACGAAAGGGAGTGGCGCCCGCGGGGCCTGCTGCTGATCGAGCCTGACGGGAGCGAGACGCTCGCCGGGGACGAGGCGGCGCGGCGCGAGGCGCAAGCGCGAAAGCGTGCCGAAGCGGCCGAGCGCAGGGAGGCGGAGGAACAGGCCCGCACCCGTGTGGCAGCCGAGGCGAAGGCACGCAAGCAGGCCGAGGAGGAAGTTCGCCGACGGGCCGAGGCCGAGGCGAAGGACCGGGCCGAAGCAGCCGAACGCGCGCGCCTCGAGGCTGAGGCGAGACGGCGCGCGCAAGTCGAGCGCAAGGCGAGGGAAGAAGCCGAGGCAAAGGCTCGCGCGGAAGCGGAGGAGCGCGCGCGAAAGCTTGCCGAGGAGAAGGCTCGCCGGGAGGCGGAGGAGAAGGCTCTCCGGGAGGCGGAGGAGAAGGCCCAGCGGGAGGCTGAGGAGAAGGCTCTCCGGGAGGCGGAGGAGAAAGCCCGCCGCGAGGCCGAGGAAAAGGCCCGCCGGGAGGCGGAGGAGAAAGCCCGCCGCGAGGCGGAGGAGAAGGCCCGGCGGGAGGCTGAGGAGAAGGCTCTCCGGGAGGCGGAGGAGAAAGCCCGCCGCGAGGCCGAGGAAAAGGCCCGCCGGGAGGCGGAGGAGAAAGCCCGCCGCGAGGCCGAGGCCAAGGCCCGCAAGGAGGCCGAGGAAAAGGCTCGCAAGGAAGCCGAAGAAAAAGCGCGCAGGGACGCCGAGGAAAGCGCGCGCAGGGCTGAGGAAGAGGAAAAGGCCCGCCTGCTTGCAGCGCAGGACGCCGCAAAGGATCTCGGCAAGACCTTCCGCCGGCTCATTCGCGAATCCGGGCCGATCAGCCTCGCGCAATACATGGGCGAGAGCAATGCGCGCTATTATGCCAGCCGCGACCCGCTCGGCGAGGATGCGGACTTCATCACCGCGCCCGAAATCAGCCAGATGTTCGGCGAACTCATCGGTCTGTGGCTCGCCGATGTCTGGGTCAAGATGGGCACCAAGAGGCAGCCCCATTATGTCGAGCTCGGCCCCGGCAGGGGCACTCTGGCGACCGACGCGCTGCGGGCAGCGAGGCGCTATGGGCTCGAACCGGAAATTCATTTCGTCGAGGGCAGTCCCGCCCTGCGCAGGATCCAGCGCGAGGCCTTCCCGGGCTGCACGCATCATGACGATCTTTCGACCCTGCCCGAGGATTGCCCGCTGCTGATCGTCGCCAACGAATTCTTCGACGCACTGCCGATCCACCAGCTCGTCCGCTCGGCGCAGGGCTGGCACGAACGCATGGTCGGGCTCGAAGGCGACGATCTCGTCTTCGTCGCCGGGGACAAACCGATGGACGCCGTCGTCCCGCCGAGCTGGGCTACCGCCGCGCAGGGAACGATGATCGAAACCAGCCCGGCCGCCGTGACCGTCATGGGCGAAATCGCGACCCGGCTGAAGGAACAGGGCGGCGCGGCGCTTGTCATCGATTACGGCGCGAAGGAGCTGCGCGCAGGCTCGACCCTGCAGGCGATCCGGGCGCATGAAAAGGTCGACGTGCTCAGCTCTCCGGGCGAGGCGGACCTCACCGCCCATGTCGATTTCGAACTGCTGCAGATGGTCGCCTCAAAGCATGGGGCCGATGTGATGGGTCTTCAGACACAGGGCGAATGGCTTCGCCAGCTCGGCATCGACACGCGGTTGGAGGCGCTGCAGCGCAAGAACCCGGCCGAGGCCGAAGTGCTCGCGCGGCAGCATGCCCGGCTGACCGCCGATGATCAGATGGGGCTGCTGTTCAAGGTCATGGGGGTGTGCGGGCGGCGCTGGCCGTTCGGGGCGGGCTTCGACTGA
- the lgt gene encoding prolipoprotein diacylglyceryl transferase, with the protein MLSILAASGAADPIYWSDLGLMPGIPIGPFTLRFYSLAYLIGVIFAYWHLSKMIRQPGAPMAQRHADDLFFYCTLGVIIGGRLGYAAFYTGGDTGIPSAFTDFSGEGFVSWKLLRLWDGGMSFHGGLVGVLVAIGFVSWRGKLDFLRVCDYIAVNVPMGMMLGRLANFVNGELWGRETDVAWGMIFPGAGEVARHPSQLYQAGLEGLLLLVVLLALFWKTRARYRRGLLVGIFTLGIGIARFVNEFFREPDPQLALLARETGLSMGQWLTIPLIVIGLIVTFYAVTRKPVGTGKAKDPQAA; encoded by the coding sequence GTGCTGTCGATACTTGCCGCAAGCGGCGCAGCCGATCCGATCTACTGGTCCGATCTCGGCCTCATGCCCGGCATCCCGATCGGCCCCTTCACGCTGCGCTTCTATTCGCTGGCCTATCTGATCGGCGTGATCTTCGCTTACTGGCACCTGTCGAAGATGATCAGGCAGCCAGGCGCGCCGATGGCGCAGCGCCACGCGGACGACCTGTTCTTCTACTGCACGCTGGGCGTCATCATCGGCGGCAGGCTCGGCTATGCGGCGTTTTACACCGGGGGCGATACCGGCATCCCGTCCGCCTTCACCGATTTCTCGGGCGAGGGATTCGTCAGCTGGAAGCTGCTGCGGCTGTGGGACGGGGGCATGTCCTTCCACGGCGGCCTCGTCGGCGTCCTTGTAGCGATCGGTTTCGTGTCGTGGCGCGGCAAGCTCGATTTCCTGCGCGTGTGCGACTACATCGCGGTCAATGTGCCGATGGGCATGATGCTGGGCCGCCTCGCCAATTTCGTGAACGGCGAGCTATGGGGCCGCGAGACCGACGTCGCCTGGGGGATGATTTTCCCAGGCGCTGGCGAAGTGGCCCGCCATCCCAGCCAGCTCTACCAGGCCGGGCTCGAGGGGCTCCTGCTGCTCGTCGTGCTGCTCGCGCTGTTCTGGAAGACGCGTGCGCGCTATCGCCGCGGGCTGCTGGTGGGCATTTTCACGCTGGGCATCGGGATCGCCCGCTTCGTTAACGAATTCTTCCGCGAACCCGACCCACAACTGGCGCTGCTGGCGCGCGAAACCGGACTGTCGATGGGGCAATGGCTGACGATACCGCTGATCGTGATTGGATTGATTGTCACGTTTTACGCCGTGACGAGGAAGCCGGTGGGAACCGGCAAGGCCAAGGATCCCCAGGCCGCCTGA
- a CDS encoding class I adenylate-forming enzyme family protein — translation MPTQLDNALEAIITELTKDGQPFATVPFERDGVTMPAFAGAPPSLAHYFAHFCNEHKDVPFLVDGDVRLTFGQSWAAATCVAESLVRDHGIAKGERVGIAARNSANWIIAYMGTIMAGGCATLLNGFWSGDELAYGIRLAECSLVLADEARAKRLEGTDHPAKIVLFDHGNAPSEGLANVWKAPAEGETPVAMAMLGQIGPDDLATILYTSGSTGQSKGAWSDHRGVVHGAMSYVSQSAMAKVLLESQGEQMTDHPCALVAVPLFHVTGEVPLFLQSYAIARKLVLMPKWDAGEALRLMAEEKVTYFVGVPLMSYEIANHPDREKFDLSACKSFAAGGAPRPVEHVTRIKEAFPGGFPLLGYGLTETNGVGCGNFNENYLAKPGSTGRASVPMVDLRILDEAGKELPQGEIGEICIRSVANFRGYWKNEEATKAAFTDNGFFRTGDLGYLDEDGYVFIVDRKKDIIIRGGENIACIEVEDAIYAHDAIAECSVFGIPDERFGEVPAAVFNVKEGRDPVSPAELREFLLTRIAPFKVPLEEHIWVAADSLPRLGTQKIDKRTVRTMFAAERVAA, via the coding sequence ATGCCCACACAGCTGGACAATGCGCTCGAGGCAATCATCACCGAGCTGACCAAGGACGGCCAGCCCTTCGCCACCGTGCCGTTCGAGCGCGACGGGGTCACCATGCCCGCCTTCGCCGGCGCACCGCCGAGCCTGGCGCATTATTTCGCGCATTTCTGCAATGAACACAAAGACGTGCCCTTCCTCGTCGATGGCGATGTGCGGCTCACCTTCGGCCAGAGCTGGGCGGCGGCGACCTGCGTTGCCGAAAGCCTCGTGCGCGATCACGGCATCGCAAAGGGCGAGCGGGTCGGTATCGCCGCGCGCAATTCGGCGAACTGGATCATCGCCTACATGGGCACGATCATGGCGGGCGGCTGCGCGACGCTGTTGAACGGCTTCTGGTCGGGCGACGAACTCGCCTATGGCATTCGCCTCGCCGAATGCTCGCTGGTGCTCGCCGACGAAGCCCGCGCCAAGCGGCTCGAAGGGACCGATCACCCCGCGAAGATCGTCCTGTTCGACCACGGCAATGCGCCGTCCGAAGGCCTTGCGAACGTGTGGAAGGCCCCCGCCGAGGGCGAGACCCCTGTCGCGATGGCGATGCTCGGCCAGATCGGCCCGGACGATCTCGCCACCATCCTCTACACATCGGGTTCGACCGGCCAGTCGAAGGGCGCGTGGTCCGACCATCGCGGGGTGGTCCACGGCGCGATGAGCTATGTCAGCCAGTCCGCGATGGCCAAGGTCCTGCTCGAAAGCCAGGGCGAACAGATGACCGATCACCCCTGCGCGCTCGTCGCCGTGCCGCTGTTCCACGTCACCGGCGAAGTGCCGCTGTTCCTCCAGTCCTACGCCATCGCGAGGAAGCTCGTGCTGATGCCGAAATGGGACGCGGGCGAGGCACTGCGCCTGATGGCCGAGGAAAAGGTGACCTATTTCGTCGGCGTCCCGCTTATGAGCTACGAGATCGCGAACCATCCCGACCGCGAGAAATTCGACCTGTCCGCGTGCAAGAGCTTCGCCGCAGGCGGTGCGCCGCGCCCGGTCGAACATGTCACGCGCATCAAGGAAGCCTTCCCCGGCGGCTTCCCGCTCCTGGGCTACGGCCTCACCGAGACGAACGGCGTTGGCTGCGGCAATTTCAACGAGAACTATCTGGCCAAGCCCGGCTCGACCGGCCGCGCAAGCGTGCCGATGGTGGACCTTCGCATCCTCGACGAAGCGGGCAAGGAATTGCCCCAGGGCGAGATCGGCGAGATCTGCATTCGCTCGGTCGCCAATTTCCGGGGCTACTGGAAGAATGAGGAAGCGACGAAGGCAGCCTTCACCGATAACGGTTTCTTCCGCACCGGTGATCTCGGTTATCTCGACGAGGACGGCTATGTCTTCATCGTCGACCGCAAGAAGGACATCATCATCCGCGGCGGAGAGAATATTGCCTGCATCGAGGTCGAGGACGCGATCTACGCACACGACGCGATCGCGGAATGCTCGGTCTTCGGCATCCCGGACGAGCGTTTCGGCGAAGTCCCGGCGGCGGTGTTCAACGTCAAGGAAGGCCGCGATCCCGTGAGCCCGGCCGAATTGCGCGAATTCCTGCTCACCCGGATCGCTCCGTTCAAGGTTCCGCTCGAGGAGCACATCTGGGTCGCGGCCGACAGCCTGCCCCGCCTCGGCACGCAGAAGATCGACAAGCGCACCGTGCGCACGATGTTTGCAGCCGAGCGGGTCGCCGCCTAG
- a CDS encoding [protein-PII] uridylyltransferase has protein sequence MTAPRVPGQRAIIDRRELAERIAALADEKGGEARPQVVEALRGALDRARAELARRLAEKPSAGHDCAAGHAFLIDQLLRVIHDYVTGYVYPAANRTSGERLAILAVGGYGRAEMAPHSDVDIAFITPTRRAPWCEQVIEAMLYLLWDLGLKVGHSSRTVSDTMRHAREDLTIRTALLEGRLVWGDGALYEELRERFWKEVAKGSERDFLTRKLAERSQRHKRMGDSRYVVEPNVKDGKGGLRDLQTLYWIGKYMHRVETASQLVDVGLFTRSEYRSFRRAEGFLLAVRCHMHVITGRAEDRLTFDLQREVAAAMNFAERPGKSAVERFMQYYFMQAKRVGTLTGIFLAHIDDEFARTTTRSGFFAGWTQRPRKLKGYMVEGGRIRAPGDDWFADDPVRLIEIFQLAEAEGLEIHPQTLRQIDRDAKHIDGSVRSDTRANALFLDLLAGRNDPETALRWMNEAGVFGRFVPDFGRVNAQMQFDMYHHYTVDEHTIRAIGLLSQIERGLLENDHPRATREIHKVGSRRALYVAVLLHDIAKGRGGDHSVLGAEVAQNLCPRMGLDERETDLVAWLVLHHLLMSSTAQKRDLTDPKTIEDFVGEVRNLDRLRNLAILTAVDIRAVGPGVWNSWKGQLLGELYDASAERLRLGHKEKGRKQRVGVKKDAVRALLGDRATLVDEVGAKLGDAYWIAEPEDIIARNLVQYAEARAIEDRLSIHCEVDEERGATLVSVIAPDHPGLFYRMAGGIHLSGANIIDARIHTAASGYAIDNFLVQDQHGGPFREDGQIARLKKGIRDALAGTGSLVPKLAARPLAHSRAKAFHVAPRVDFDNSASNRFTVIEVTARDRPALLNRLAHALYEANLIVQSAHITAYGESAADTFYVTDLIGSKVTAPERLAEIEARLLEAASDRRQEQLEKS, from the coding sequence GTGACCGCGCCGCGCGTCCCCGGCCAGCGCGCCATCATCGACCGCCGCGAGCTTGCCGAGCGGATCGCGGCGCTTGCCGACGAGAAAGGCGGCGAGGCTCGCCCGCAGGTGGTCGAGGCGCTGCGCGGCGCGCTCGATCGGGCCCGCGCCGAACTTGCCCGGCGCCTCGCAGAAAAACCGTCGGCCGGGCACGATTGCGCTGCGGGCCATGCCTTTCTCATCGACCAGTTGCTGCGCGTGATCCACGATTACGTCACCGGATACGTCTATCCGGCGGCGAACCGCACCTCCGGCGAACGGCTCGCGATCCTTGCGGTGGGAGGCTACGGCCGGGCCGAAATGGCGCCCCATTCGGATGTGGACATCGCCTTCATCACCCCTACGCGCCGCGCGCCTTGGTGCGAACAGGTGATCGAGGCGATGCTTTACCTGCTCTGGGATCTCGGCCTCAAGGTCGGCCATTCGAGCCGCACCGTCTCGGACACCATGCGCCATGCGCGCGAGGACCTGACCATCCGCACGGCCCTGCTAGAAGGACGGCTCGTCTGGGGCGACGGCGCGCTTTACGAAGAGCTGCGCGAGCGGTTCTGGAAGGAGGTCGCGAAGGGAAGCGAGCGCGATTTCCTCACCCGCAAGCTGGCCGAGCGCAGCCAGCGTCACAAGCGGATGGGCGATTCGCGCTATGTCGTCGAACCCAATGTGAAGGACGGCAAGGGCGGGCTGCGCGACCTGCAGACGCTCTACTGGATCGGCAAGTACATGCACCGCGTGGAAACCGCCTCGCAACTGGTCGATGTCGGGCTGTTCACGCGATCGGAATATCGCAGCTTCCGGCGCGCGGAAGGCTTCCTGCTCGCGGTGCGCTGCCACATGCATGTCATCACCGGGCGGGCGGAGGACCGGCTGACCTTCGATCTCCAGCGCGAGGTCGCCGCCGCGATGAATTTCGCCGAGCGCCCGGGCAAGAGCGCGGTCGAACGATTCATGCAGTATTACTTCATGCAGGCGAAACGGGTCGGCACGCTGACCGGCATCTTTCTCGCCCATATCGACGACGAATTCGCGCGCACGACGACGCGCTCCGGCTTCTTTGCCGGCTGGACCCAACGCCCGCGCAAGCTCAAGGGCTACATGGTCGAAGGCGGACGCATCCGTGCGCCGGGCGATGACTGGTTCGCGGATGACCCGGTGCGGCTGATCGAAATCTTCCAGCTCGCCGAGGCGGAGGGGCTGGAAATCCACCCCCAGACGCTGCGCCAGATCGACCGTGACGCGAAGCATATCGACGGTTCGGTGCGCAGCGACACACGCGCCAACGCGCTCTTCCTCGACCTGCTGGCCGGCCGCAACGATCCCGAAACCGCCTTGCGCTGGATGAACGAGGCGGGCGTGTTCGGCCGCTTCGTGCCCGATTTTGGGCGGGTCAACGCACAGATGCAGTTCGACATGTACCACCACTACACCGTCGACGAACACACGATCCGCGCGATCGGACTGCTCAGTCAGATCGAGCGCGGCCTGCTCGAAAACGACCATCCCCGCGCCACGCGCGAGATTCACAAGGTCGGCTCGCGCCGCGCGCTCTATGTCGCGGTGCTGCTGCACGACATCGCCAAGGGACGCGGCGGGGACCATTCGGTGCTGGGCGCCGAAGTCGCGCAGAACCTGTGCCCGCGCATGGGCCTGGACGAGCGCGAGACCGACCTCGTCGCTTGGCTGGTCCTCCATCACCTGCTGATGAGCTCGACCGCGCAGAAGCGCGATTTGACCGACCCCAAGACGATCGAGGATTTCGTCGGCGAGGTGCGCAATCTCGACCGTCTGCGCAATCTCGCGATCCTGACCGCGGTCGATATCCGCGCGGTCGGCCCCGGCGTCTGGAACAGCTGGAAGGGGCAGCTCCTGGGCGAACTCTACGATGCCTCCGCCGAACGCCTGCGGCTCGGCCACAAGGAAAAGGGGCGCAAGCAGCGCGTCGGTGTGAAGAAGGACGCGGTGCGCGCGCTGCTCGGCGACAGGGCCACGCTTGTCGACGAAGTCGGCGCGAAGCTCGGCGATGCCTACTGGATCGCCGAGCCCGAGGACATCATCGCGCGCAACCTCGTCCAGTATGCCGAAGCGAGGGCAATCGAGGATCGCCTGTCGATCCATTGCGAAGTCGACGAGGAGCGCGGCGCGACCCTCGTCAGCGTGATCGCGCCCGACCATCCGGGCCTGTTCTACCGGATGGCGGGCGGCATCCACCTGTCCGGCGCGAACATCATCGACGCGCGCATCCACACCGCGGCATCGGGCTATGCGATCGACAATTTCCTGGTGCAGGACCAGCACGGCGGACCATTTCGCGAAGACGGACAGATAGCACGGCTCAAAAAGGGAATCCGCGACGCGCTGGCTGGGACCGGCAGCCTCGTGCCCAAGCTCGCCGCGCGCCCGCTCGCCCATTCTCGCGCCAAGGCATTCCACGTCGCCCCGCGGGTCGATTTCGACAATTCCGCGAGCAACCGCTTCACCGTGATCGAAGTCACCGCGCGCGACCGCCCGGCCTTGCTAAACCGGCTCGCCCACGCGCTCTACGAAGCGAACCTGATCGTTCAGTCGGCGCACATCACCGCCTATGGCGAGAGCGCGGCGGACACGTTCTACGTGACCGATCTCATAGGCAGCAAGGTCACGGCGCCCGAACGCCTCGCCGAGATCGAGGCTCGCCTGCTCGAAGCGGCGAGCGACCGGCGGCAGGAACAGCTCGAGAAGTCCTGA
- a CDS encoding TonB-dependent receptor, with protein sequence MTFRTASRRSLALLLCSCAIAPFAAQAQDTDVDTEDQAAGQDEQPSERRQGTLEGLNAIVVTGTKTQNVENVQEVPLAVTAFNEDTLEAYKIRDIQGLQFQAPNVSLDQIGTSRGTANFSIRGLGINSSIPSIDPTVGVFVDGVYLGINGGVVFDLFDLDSVEILRGPQGVLFGRNVTGGAVVINTGNPTEEFSGKFRAAVDGPLVDGGRGGANYTASGVISGPLIEDKLLFKVGAYYNNDEGYFTNLFDGSNHGQAETYIIRGALEARLGDLTILAKGDYFDSNGDGPSGQNRGFFERDTFDFAIDEPGFYDTEIYTGSLTVDWDLGPGTLTNIFGYRDYSAATRGDIDSTPAFLFHSNTLTEQEQYSNELRYAVSTDRVDLTVGGFWFDQTLAYDENRELRRDLPPALQPPIFFGGGRQDHEVIGVFANAKWEFVDSLSLIAGIRWNQETKDAAITYIVPRAPCSVVGQTCPTGTQPFDPATETDGFTDSVRFRNLSPRLGLQYEFANSQVYGSWSRGFRSGGYNFRITSIPGFNSAFALTNSLNFDEEQVDTFEIGGKFQTYDGVFTLNVAAYVTKVKDMQREVNVADAGAGVVQNILNTADATITGFEAESTIRLSDNLVFNANVGIIDDDYDEILFDISGDGVIDEADFDLRIPRIPAVTWGMGLIHELFLGDSEIVTRVNYQYRDEFAFTDDNLGFIQDISNLEANITWVTPIEGFSLSVYGRNLFDQVQAGGDTQLPFGGPLSTGVRQPFANNPTGGTLSPLQRGRNIGVEAMFEF encoded by the coding sequence ATGACGTTTCGTACCGCTTCGCGGCGCAGCCTTGCGCTGCTGCTTTGCTCCTGCGCCATCGCCCCCTTCGCCGCGCAGGCCCAGGATACCGATGTCGACACCGAGGATCAGGCCGCCGGCCAGGACGAACAGCCGAGCGAGCGCCGCCAGGGCACGCTCGAAGGCCTGAACGCGATCGTCGTCACCGGGACCAAGACCCAGAACGTCGAGAACGTGCAGGAAGTGCCGCTCGCCGTTACAGCCTTTAACGAGGACACGCTCGAAGCCTACAAGATCCGCGACATCCAGGGCCTGCAGTTCCAGGCTCCGAACGTCAGCCTCGACCAGATCGGCACCAGCCGCGGCACCGCGAACTTCTCGATCCGCGGTCTCGGCATCAATTCCTCGATCCCGTCGATCGACCCGACCGTGGGCGTGTTCGTTGACGGGGTCTATCTCGGCATCAACGGCGGCGTCGTGTTCGACCTGTTCGATCTCGACAGCGTGGAAATCCTGCGCGGCCCGCAGGGTGTGCTGTTCGGCCGCAACGTGACCGGCGGCGCGGTGGTGATCAACACCGGCAATCCGACCGAGGAATTCTCGGGCAAGTTCCGTGCGGCGGTCGACGGCCCGCTGGTAGATGGCGGCCGCGGCGGCGCGAACTACACCGCGAGCGGCGTCATCTCCGGTCCGCTGATCGAGGACAAGCTGCTGTTCAAGGTCGGCGCCTATTACAACAACGACGAGGGCTATTTCACCAACCTGTTCGACGGCTCGAACCATGGCCAGGCGGAAACCTACATCATTCGCGGCGCTCTCGAAGCGCGTCTGGGCGACCTTACGATTCTCGCCAAGGGCGATTATTTCGACAGCAACGGCGATGGTCCCTCGGGCCAGAACCGCGGCTTTTTCGAGCGCGACACCTTCGATTTCGCGATCGACGAACCCGGCTTCTACGACACCGAGATCTACACCGGCTCGCTTACCGTCGACTGGGACCTCGGCCCGGGCACGCTGACCAACATCTTCGGTTATCGTGACTATTCGGCGGCCACCCGCGGCGACATCGATTCGACACCGGCCTTCCTGTTCCATTCGAACACGCTGACCGAACAGGAGCAGTATTCGAACGAACTGCGCTATGCGGTCTCGACCGACCGTGTCGACCTGACCGTGGGCGGGTTCTGGTTCGACCAGACGCTCGCCTATGACGAGAACCGAGAACTGCGCCGCGACCTTCCGCCGGCGCTTCAGCCGCCGATCTTCTTCGGCGGCGGCCGCCAAGATCACGAAGTGATCGGCGTCTTCGCCAATGCCAAGTGGGAATTCGTCGACAGTCTTTCGCTGATCGCTGGCATCCGCTGGAACCAGGAGACCAAGGACGCTGCGATCACCTACATCGTCCCGCGTGCGCCCTGCTCGGTGGTCGGGCAGACCTGCCCGACCGGCACCCAGCCGTTCGATCCCGCGACCGAGACCGATGGCTTCACCGACAGCGTCAGGTTCCGCAACCTCTCGCCGCGGCTCGGCCTGCAGTACGAATTCGCGAACAGCCAGGTCTATGGTTCGTGGAGCCGCGGCTTCCGTTCGGGCGGCTACAATTTCCGCATCACGAGCATTCCAGGCTTCAACTCGGCCTTCGCGCTCACGAACAGCCTGAACTTCGATGAAGAGCAGGTCGACACCTTCGAGATCGGCGGCAAGTTCCAGACCTATGACGGTGTCTTCACTCTCAACGTCGCGGCCTACGTGACCAAGGTGAAGGACATGCAACGCGAAGTGAACGTGGCCGATGCGGGCGCGGGCGTGGTGCAGAACATCCTCAACACCGCCGATGCGACCATCACCGGCTTCGAGGCCGAAAGCACCATCCGCCTGTCCGACAACCTCGTCTTCAACGCCAACGTAGGCATCATCGACGACGATTATGACGAGATTCTGTTCGACATCTCTGGCGATGGCGTGATTGACGAGGCCGATTTCGACCTGCGTATCCCGCGCATCCCGGCAGTGACCTGGGGCATGGGGCTCATCCATGAGCTGTTCCTCGGCGACAGCGAGATCGTCACCCGCGTGAACTACCAGTACCGCGACGAATTCGCCTTCACCGACGATAATCTCGGCTTCATCCAGGACATCTCGAATCTCGAGGCGAACATCACCTGGGTGACCCCGATCGAAGGCTTCTCGCTCTCGGTCTACGGGCGCAACCTGTTCGACCAGGTGCAGGCCGGCGGCGATACGCAGCTGCCCTTCGGCGGGCCGCTCAGCACCGGCGTGCGTCAACCCTTCGCCAACAACCCGACCGGCGGCACGCTTTCGCCGCTGCAGCGTGGACGGAACATCGGCGTGGAGGCGATGTTCGAGTTCTAG
- a CDS encoding YggS family pyridoxal phosphate-dependent enzyme yields MENAATRPEELLAEVEANIARICKPARREPSQVTLIAVSKTHPPERIVPLLEAGQRVFGENRVQEAQGKWPELREQYPDVELHLIGQLQSNKAEDAVALFDCIHSLDRPSLLKALAKAMDKAGRRVPCFVQVNIGDEEQKGGCPIGDVPAFLEKVRAADVPVAGLMCIPPADTEPAPFFALLAKLASDNGLKGLSMGMSGDYETAVQLGATHVRVGSALFGARAKP; encoded by the coding sequence ATGGAAAACGCAGCCACCCGCCCCGAAGAACTGCTGGCCGAAGTCGAAGCCAATATCGCGCGCATCTGCAAGCCCGCGCGGCGCGAGCCTTCGCAGGTGACCCTGATCGCGGTTTCGAAGACCCATCCGCCGGAGCGGATCGTGCCCCTGCTCGAAGCGGGCCAGCGCGTCTTCGGCGAAAACCGGGTGCAGGAGGCGCAGGGCAAGTGGCCCGAATTGCGCGAGCAATACCCGGACGTCGAACTTCACCTCATTGGCCAGCTGCAATCGAACAAGGCCGAGGACGCGGTGGCGCTGTTCGACTGCATCCACTCGCTCGACCGGCCGAGCCTGCTCAAGGCGCTGGCGAAGGCGATGGACAAGGCCGGACGGCGCGTGCCGTGTTTCGTGCAGGTCAATATCGGCGACGAGGAACAGAAGGGCGGATGCCCGATCGGCGACGTGCCCGCCTTCCTCGAAAAGGTCCGCGCGGCGGACGTGCCCGTGGCCGGCCTCATGTGCATCCCGCCCGCCGACACCGAGCCCGCACCGTTCTTCGCCCTGCTGGCGAAGCTTGCCAGCGACAACGGCCTTAAAGGCCTATCGATGGGGATGAGCGGCGATTACGAAACCGCGGTGCAGCTGGGCGCGACCCATGTGCGGGTCGGCAGCGCGCTGTTCGGAGCGCGTGCGAAGCCCTGA
- a CDS encoding thiamine phosphate synthase, which translates to MRRRYSVAVRDANALPAIWLLSDARNDARLEEALERLPRGSGFIYRHYHLDGPERLARFLTLRRIARAHDHVLILADSALTATEWGADGIYGAPRALWPRREGLLHLATAHDLAEIGLAARLGADAVLLSPVFPTATHLGAQTLGPVRFRLLAMRSRAPVIALGGMEAGRARRLDWPRWAAIDGLS; encoded by the coding sequence ATGCGTCGGCGCTATAGCGTGGCCGTGCGCGATGCAAATGCCCTTCCCGCGATCTGGCTGCTGTCGGATGCCCGCAACGACGCGCGGCTGGAAGAGGCGCTTGAACGCCTGCCGCGCGGGAGCGGGTTCATCTATCGCCATTACCACCTCGATGGGCCGGAGCGGCTGGCGCGCTTTCTCACGCTGCGACGCATCGCAAGGGCGCACGACCATGTCCTGATCCTCGCCGACAGCGCGCTCACCGCGACCGAATGGGGCGCCGACGGCATTTACGGGGCGCCGCGCGCGCTGTGGCCGCGCAGGGAGGGCCTCCTCCACCTCGCCACGGCGCACGACCTCGCTGAAATCGGGCTCGCGGCCCGGCTGGGCGCGGACGCGGTGCTGCTTTCGCCGGTCTTCCCGACAGCCACTCATCTTGGCGCGCAGACCCTTGGTCCAGTGCGTTTCCGGCTGCTCGCCATGCGCTCGAGAGCGCCCGTGATCGCGCTCGGCGGGATGGAAGCGGGGCGCGCGCGGCGGCTCGATTGGCCGCGCTGGGCGGCGATCGACGGGCTGAGTTGA